Proteins encoded in a region of the Candidatus Aegiribacteria sp. genome:
- the nusA gene encoding transcription termination factor NusA codes for MSDNYQRIEALAAVIRESKGANQELLLEWLKRGLMEATEKEFGSPQNIKITWNQKTDDVVIVALVEVVREVDPAWSHLQITRRKARKYNPEADYGDEVGIPIDFDDFGRSAINVFRNEFHTLERSAERDKVYDEYSSRIGQLIPRCVVQQVYRNRVNVRVAGQIDAVIPPEERARGERFEHGDTVLPVLVEVLSPESTDPQLVLSRANPLLVKRLFEREAPEIDEGVVQIKAIAREAGVRTKIAVASNDIRVDAVGTFVGMKGMRVQSVMRELNGERIDIISWTIDRKLLVTSALLPATVLKVTMDTRINHETGEEESIMVATVPDDEIGRAKGKGGHNVRLAGKLIGYRIEIEEKSIWEERKRWEEMLRVDISEFECVNSQLAERLTRAGFDSADTLIDCSMDRLRGVQGVGPVKIKQLLKEAAEQIETRSEVVETRKEEARKAELENEAADEQSVGDIETTEE; via the coding sequence GTGTCAGACAATTATCAGAGAATAGAAGCCCTGGCTGCTGTGATAAGGGAAAGTAAAGGCGCGAATCAGGAACTTCTTCTGGAATGGCTTAAAAGAGGGCTGATGGAAGCAACCGAGAAAGAATTCGGTTCACCTCAGAATATTAAGATAACATGGAATCAGAAGACCGATGATGTTGTTATCGTTGCTCTTGTGGAAGTGGTCAGGGAAGTTGATCCTGCGTGGTCTCATCTTCAGATCACAAGAAGAAAAGCAAGGAAGTACAACCCCGAGGCCGATTACGGTGATGAAGTTGGAATACCAATCGATTTCGATGATTTCGGTCGTTCTGCGATAAACGTATTCAGGAATGAGTTTCACACTCTTGAGAGATCCGCGGAGAGAGATAAGGTTTACGATGAGTATTCAAGCAGGATAGGCCAGCTCATTCCAAGATGCGTGGTTCAGCAGGTTTACAGAAACAGGGTCAATGTCCGTGTAGCCGGACAGATAGACGCTGTCATACCACCTGAAGAAAGGGCCAGGGGTGAGAGGTTTGAACACGGTGATACCGTGCTTCCTGTGCTTGTTGAGGTTCTCAGCCCGGAGAGTACCGATCCTCAGCTTGTTCTTTCAAGAGCTAATCCACTGCTTGTTAAAAGGCTGTTCGAACGGGAAGCTCCTGAAATCGACGAGGGCGTGGTACAGATTAAGGCCATTGCCCGCGAAGCTGGCGTCAGAACGAAGATAGCTGTGGCAAGTAACGATATCAGGGTTGATGCTGTAGGTACCTTTGTCGGAATGAAGGGCATGAGAGTACAGTCCGTTATGCGTGAGTTAAACGGTGAGCGAATCGATATTATCTCCTGGACAATAGACAGGAAGCTCCTTGTGACCAGCGCTCTTCTCCCGGCAACCGTTCTCAAGGTAACGATGGATACCAGGATAAACCACGAGACCGGTGAAGAAGAGAGTATAATGGTAGCTACAGTTCCTGATGACGAGATAGGAAGAGCAAAAGGCAAGGGCGGCCATAACGTAAGACTGGCCGGCAAATTAATAGGATACAGGATTGAAATCGAGGAAAAATCTATCTGGGAGGAAAGAAAGCGGTGGGAGGAAATGCTGCGAGTTGACATTTCGGAATTCGAATGCGTCAACAGTCAGCTTGCTGAAAGACTGACCCGCGCAGGATTTGATTCTGCTGATACACTTATCGATTGTTCAATGGATAGACTTCGTGGTGTTCAGGGAGTGGGCCCGGTGAAAATAAAACAACTCCTGAAGGAAGCCGCTGAGCAGATAGAGACAAGAAGTGAAGTAGTTGAAACAAGGAAAGAGGAAGCCAGAAAAGCTGAGCTTGAA
- a CDS encoding O-antigen ligase family protein produces MRSIPRTVIQIIIVLTILGSIFLVQTNSRSSILIKEAVYVGGAALALLVASLCIVIDGRIALERFSRSLAVSFCLLMLWMIFRHYAGIQSVNGMKYIYSTIALAGLVIVIAATFTKSARDGILWVMVVSTILLSIYAILQSFGIILFQWDAGLTQMARSSGTMGNANLLGSFAMAMLPAGAGFLLSRSRLSRFRYISAVVFVMLCTGAMLASKTRGSLIGLLAITVILPFIPFVRKNKRRFALTILVLLFLIGSSVLFLGSRMEELVHTDTGTLQVRQLIWSGALSMILSNPVLGNGPGSFQILFPAFRNPEYFLLGVSHNTLHAHCEYMEILGDIGIIGLLLWAAVAYSIFRIVYRKWKSISENIEKPEVSGNEWLILGLLAGIIALLAEASVSVALRWPSSELLLALFTALLLASIPSKFAPLKSLRRYGSAAVLLLIAIILGTVSFPVYLRAMRSGRELFTGKDIYLTRIQFEVANAVRASNEWKANGNDESMRTALHCYNNARQIADSSVTWCEKCVETNPDELGGWYALGSAYISNARLYQNISPSLNSVLTINGIQAENYEKADRYMRLGLAAYDSLTRRAPNYAEVHNNLSIVWISLGFPDSALASMRNSWDLHAHNRMDYSEKINFLNILTESVDGVYLKWQTSIVLMSKLREESCGIDDEDSILRMLLFDFGTTFLRYADSADSLNHELNMLLSSREPDYASRIKECTDIQVQRMHEGMDILQRFEEGDTAGVIRDLNSIHQDELDVLPIHQAVKGLIQASKGDIEGMRMVSEILGLLNGIDFEDLTAWPIEISRMVNELNKALLSTGLNESEERRMYILNETSMLIFDRRIFEVISFIDSSPFLQYEVADVKDKLQTIWWHIGGPLYCFMNMRDDQTGTPAMREMSLLEDSYSGLLALESQDSLNAELIKLEIQWLYVFFCSSLSSIPYYSAVQSDQILSLLIDARMRLVDIIGEDEAHYQIGSMLNDLSIRSRFLAGGRSTVQLEALRSDLVTGRISRPDLP; encoded by the coding sequence ATGAGGAGTATTCCGAGAACCGTTATTCAGATAATCATCGTCCTTACAATACTCGGGTCGATATTTCTCGTTCAGACGAACAGCAGAAGCAGTATACTGATAAAGGAAGCAGTCTACGTTGGAGGCGCTGCGCTTGCATTGCTTGTCGCGTCTTTGTGTATAGTAATAGACGGCAGAATCGCATTGGAGAGATTCAGCAGGTCTCTGGCAGTGTCCTTCTGTCTTCTTATGCTGTGGATGATATTCAGGCATTACGCAGGGATTCAATCCGTCAATGGCATGAAGTACATATACAGTACAATTGCCCTCGCCGGCTTGGTTATCGTAATAGCAGCCACGTTCACGAAAAGCGCCAGGGACGGTATTCTGTGGGTTATGGTGGTTTCCACTATTCTTTTATCCATATACGCAATCCTTCAGTCCTTCGGCATAATATTATTTCAATGGGACGCAGGTCTTACGCAAATGGCAAGAAGTTCGGGCACAATGGGGAACGCGAACCTTCTCGGGAGTTTTGCAATGGCAATGCTGCCTGCCGGTGCCGGATTTCTCCTGAGCAGATCACGTCTTTCGAGATTCCGTTACATATCTGCTGTAGTTTTTGTAATGCTTTGCACGGGTGCAATGCTCGCAAGCAAAACCAGGGGAAGTCTGATAGGGCTTCTGGCCATCACGGTCATTCTTCCTTTCATTCCATTCGTAAGAAAAAACAAACGAAGATTTGCTCTGACGATTCTGGTTTTGCTGTTTCTTATAGGCAGCTCAGTTCTCTTTCTGGGCAGCCGTATGGAAGAGCTTGTTCATACTGATACAGGTACTCTGCAGGTCAGGCAGTTGATATGGTCCGGTGCGCTTTCCATGATTCTCAGTAATCCTGTTCTTGGGAACGGGCCGGGATCATTCCAGATATTGTTTCCAGCGTTCAGAAATCCGGAGTATTTCCTTCTTGGTGTCAGCCACAACACACTTCACGCACATTGTGAATATATGGAAATACTTGGTGATATTGGAATTATAGGGTTGCTTCTTTGGGCAGCTGTGGCTTATTCAATATTCAGGATAGTGTACAGAAAATGGAAATCTATTTCCGAAAATATCGAAAAACCGGAGGTATCTGGCAATGAATGGCTAATTCTGGGTCTTCTGGCCGGCATTATCGCTCTTCTGGCTGAGGCTTCAGTATCGGTAGCTTTGAGATGGCCTTCATCAGAATTGCTTCTCGCTCTGTTTACCGCTTTGCTTCTTGCTTCCATTCCATCCAAATTCGCTCCTCTGAAAAGTCTCAGGAGATATGGTTCAGCAGCTGTGCTTCTTCTTATAGCGATTATTCTTGGAACCGTTTCTTTTCCGGTTTACCTGAGGGCAATGAGATCCGGCAGAGAGCTGTTCACAGGAAAAGATATATACCTGACACGTATACAGTTTGAAGTGGCGAACGCTGTCAGGGCTTCCAACGAATGGAAAGCAAACGGAAACGACGAATCTATGCGGACGGCACTTCACTGCTACAATAACGCAAGACAGATAGCGGACAGCTCTGTGACATGGTGCGAAAAGTGTGTTGAAACGAATCCTGATGAACTCGGGGGATGGTACGCGCTGGGAAGCGCATACATATCAAATGCCAGACTGTATCAGAATATCTCGCCTTCATTAAACTCAGTTCTCACCATAAACGGTATACAAGCGGAGAATTACGAAAAAGCTGACCGATACATGAGGCTTGGACTGGCAGCTTACGATTCGCTTACCAGAAGGGCTCCGAATTATGCTGAGGTTCATAACAACCTTTCCATTGTATGGATAAGTCTCGGTTTTCCCGACAGTGCTCTTGCCTCAATGCGGAACTCATGGGACCTTCATGCCCACAATAGAATGGACTATTCGGAAAAGATCAACTTTCTGAATATCCTTACCGAGTCCGTTGACGGTGTATATCTGAAATGGCAGACGTCAATCGTATTGATGAGCAAATTGAGAGAAGAAAGCTGTGGGATTGATGATGAGGATTCAATATTAAGAATGCTGTTGTTCGACTTCGGCACCACATTCCTCAGATATGCGGATTCAGCGGACAGCCTTAACCATGAGCTCAACATGCTACTGAGCAGCAGAGAGCCGGACTATGCTTCCAGAATAAAAGAATGCACCGACATACAGGTACAGCGGATGCATGAAGGTATGGATATACTTCAGCGGTTTGAAGAGGGAGATACAGCCGGAGTGATAAGGGATCTCAACAGTATTCATCAGGATGAACTCGATGTGCTGCCAATTCACCAGGCGGTGAAGGGACTAATACAAGCTTCAAAGGGCGATATTGAGGGCATGCGAATGGTAAGTGAAATTCTTGGTCTTTTAAACGGAATCGATTTTGAGGATTTAACAGCATGGCCCATCGAAATATCGCGGATGGTGAACGAATTGAATAAAGCACTCCTGAGCACCGGGCTGAATGAATCCGAAGAGAGACGAATGTACATTTTAAATGAAACCAGTATGCTGATTTTTGACAGACGCATATTTGAAGTCATTAGCTTCATAGATTCATCACCTTTTCTTCAGTACGAAGTTGCGGACGTGAAAGATAAGCTGCAAACCATATGGTGGCATATTGGAGGTCCTTTGTACTGTTTCATGAATATGAGGGATGATCAGACCGGAACCCCGGCCATGAGGGAGATGTCATTATTGGAAGACTCGTACTCAGGACTGCTTGCACTGGAATCACAGGATTCACTGAATGCGGAACTGATAAAGCTTGAGATCCAGTGGCTTTACGTATTTTTCTGTTCGTCACTCAGCAGCATACCTTACTACAGCGCTGTTCAGTCTGATCAGATACTTTCACTTCTTATTGATGCCCGAATGAGACTGGTTGATATTATTGGAGAAGATGAAGCGCACTACCAGATAGGCAGTATGCTCAATGATCTTTCAATTCGATCACGCTTCCTGGCCGGAGGTAGGTCTACGGTTCAATTAGAAGCTCTCAGGAGCGATCTTGTTACGGGAAGAATCAGCCGGCCTGACTTGCCATAA
- a CDS encoding undecaprenyl/decaprenyl-phosphate alpha-N-acetylglucosaminyl 1-phosphate transferase, with protein MSIKEIGFAFLAALSVSVILTPMAKRVALKYGFVDKPDRRKRHLMTTPLLGGMAIYLAFGAAVLAGMLLFSGDCSMIPIDWKTLCIMVITGAGLMSIMGFVDDVFGFSPIIKLILHTIAAILVSFIFITKGALLSVFLTGSSLAWLTAPLTLIWLVGITNSVNLLDHADGLSAGTCAIAAIFFSVLNVLAGNYSIAFISAALAGATIGFFFYNYNPASIFMGDCGSNMLGFMLGIIAVLGVYTSEGSIREIAVFTPIFILALPLIDTAFVLRYRWKTRKPLFNADRNHLAHRLMRLGLTHNQSVVVLLVLSALMGTLALLLPTLEPYQAVLLFIHALGLICLFAFFINRAETREKRG; from the coding sequence TTGAGTATTAAAGAAATCGGGTTCGCTTTTCTTGCAGCCCTTAGCGTAAGTGTGATTCTAACGCCGATGGCAAAGCGGGTTGCTCTTAAGTATGGGTTCGTGGATAAACCGGATAGAAGAAAAAGGCATCTCATGACCACTCCGCTCCTGGGAGGAATGGCGATCTATCTGGCTTTCGGAGCAGCAGTTCTTGCAGGCATGCTGCTGTTCAGCGGTGACTGCAGCATGATTCCAATCGACTGGAAAACACTCTGCATTATGGTTATAACCGGAGCAGGATTGATGTCGATCATGGGATTTGTGGATGATGTCTTCGGCTTTTCTCCCATTATCAAACTCATTCTTCATACTATAGCCGCGATTCTTGTGAGTTTCATTTTCATTACAAAGGGAGCTTTGCTGAGCGTGTTCCTTACTGGAAGCAGTCTTGCCTGGCTTACCGCACCACTGACTCTGATCTGGCTTGTGGGTATCACTAATTCTGTCAACCTGCTTGATCATGCTGATGGTCTATCCGCGGGAACATGCGCTATCGCGGCTATATTCTTTTCAGTTCTTAATGTACTCGCGGGGAATTACTCTATCGCATTCATCAGCGCAGCACTTGCAGGGGCGACAATCGGATTCTTCTTCTACAATTACAATCCGGCTTCGATTTTCATGGGTGACTGCGGAAGCAATATGCTGGGTTTTATGCTTGGAATAATCGCTGTGCTTGGTGTTTACACTTCGGAAGGGTCGATCCGGGAAATTGCCGTTTTCACTCCGATATTTATTCTTGCCCTTCCTTTGATAGATACCGCTTTTGTACTGAGATACAGATGGAAAACACGGAAACCGCTTTTCAACGCTGACAGGAATCACCTTGCTCACCGTCTCATGAGGCTTGGATTAACCCATAATCAATCCGTAGTTGTCTTGCTGGTTCTTTCGGCTCTGATGGGCACATTGGCTCTGCTTCTGCCAACATTGGAACCGTATCAGGCAGTACTTCTTTTCATACATGCCCTGGGTCTCATATGTCTGTTTGCATTTTTCATAAACCGTGCTGAAACCAGGGAGAAAAGGGGATGA
- the ugpC gene encoding sn-glycerol-3-phosphate ABC transporter ATP-binding protein UgpC: MASVKFQGVSKTYQKDILALAKFDIEVMDGEFLVLVGPSGCGKSTTLRVLAGLEEPTTGELFIGDRNVTDVKPQDRDIAMVFQNYALYPHMTVYDNMAFSLKMKKMQVGETDKNVKDAAEILGISDYLQRKPRELSGGQRQRVALGRAIVRHPAVFLFDEPLSNLDAKLRVQMRNELSLLHTKLGSTMIYVTHDQAEAMTLGDRIVVLKDGYIQQIATPLDLYDNPDNSFVAGFIGSPSMNILNVELENGTLRAGDMVMENTPYAALPNGEYLFGVRPEDIHQSEESRFAGEVEVVETLGNENIIYMKFAGKQFAVRCSPTVKVVPGDMFGFSVEFGRCHLFDMDGLRMQFDSEKKAGELDTVVQ; encoded by the coding sequence TTGGCTTCTGTAAAATTTCAGGGAGTAAGTAAAACCTATCAGAAAGATATCCTTGCTCTTGCCAAATTCGATATTGAAGTCATGGACGGGGAGTTCCTTGTTCTCGTAGGTCCCAGCGGATGCGGAAAATCGACAACTCTTCGTGTTCTGGCGGGGCTCGAGGAACCAACCACGGGAGAGCTTTTCATAGGTGATCGGAATGTAACTGACGTGAAGCCACAGGACAGAGATATAGCTATGGTTTTCCAGAATTATGCTCTTTATCCCCACATGACCGTTTACGACAATATGGCTTTTTCACTGAAGATGAAGAAAATGCAGGTAGGAGAGACAGATAAAAACGTGAAAGACGCTGCTGAAATTCTGGGGATCTCAGATTATCTGCAGAGAAAACCAAGGGAATTGTCAGGGGGGCAGCGTCAAAGGGTTGCCCTGGGACGAGCAATAGTCAGGCATCCAGCTGTTTTTCTTTTCGACGAACCCCTTTCGAACCTTGATGCCAAACTCAGGGTACAGATGAGGAATGAACTGAGCCTGCTCCACACAAAGCTGGGCTCAACCATGATATACGTAACACACGATCAGGCTGAAGCGATGACACTCGGAGACAGAATAGTGGTGCTGAAGGATGGATATATTCAGCAGATTGCCACACCTCTCGACCTGTACGATAATCCTGATAACAGCTTTGTTGCCGGGTTCATAGGCAGCCCTTCAATGAATATTCTGAATGTTGAACTGGAAAACGGCACGCTCCGAGCGGGTGATATGGTTATGGAGAATACTCCCTATGCAGCCCTGCCGAACGGCGAATACCTTTTCGGAGTAAGGCCGGAAGATATTCATCAATCTGAGGAAAGCCGGTTTGCAGGTGAAGTCGAAGTTGTTGAAACCCTTGGTAATGAAAATATCATCTACATGAAATTCGCTGGAAAGCAGTTCGCTGTGAGATGCAGCCCGACAGTGAAGGTTGTTCCAGGAGATATGTTCGGATTTTCGGTTGAATTTGGAAGATGTCATCTTTTCGATATGGATGGCTTACGCATGCAGTTTGATTCAGAAAAAAAGGCGGGCGAATTGGATACGGTTGTTCAGTAA
- a CDS encoding sugar transferase, protein MKLAPVRRSDRILMILLIAADLITIPFVFMLTWVLRTDVFVNVLPGFYHHLSLYIMIMPVVAVLWVFSFARTGLYSPRRYLGNMGELQQLLKAFVFLLVALMAASYLARMEFSRVILFMFIGISIPVTVFSRFLARKVAQAIAPVREVPRILVVGTGEVAARVISALRRLPGNPPELVGVISSIANEDERFEGITIITSLDSIVEEIDRMNVDEVFFAAPELERSRILEIISLVKNKNIHYRLVTDLFEIALGVTDVDELAKLPIVEIGYGEPGTLHRITKRIMDISISFLLILFLFPLMAVIYFIQLISKSGSPVFSQKRVGLSGMEFTLYKFRTMKPESDEYEVAPISIDDERVTGIGKFLRRTSLDELPQLFNVFRGEMSLVGPRPEMPFIVKRYTSWQRHRLDVKPGLTGMWQIMGRKELPLHDNLEYDYYYIRNQSLMLDFTIFVKTIATIFKGRGAY, encoded by the coding sequence ATGAAGCTAGCGCCGGTACGAAGATCGGACCGTATACTGATGATTCTTCTGATTGCGGCTGACTTAATAACCATTCCGTTCGTATTCATGCTTACATGGGTGTTGAGAACTGACGTTTTTGTAAATGTACTTCCCGGATTCTATCATCATTTGAGTTTGTACATAATGATTATGCCGGTGGTTGCGGTCCTCTGGGTATTCTCCTTCGCCAGGACCGGTCTGTACAGCCCGAGGAGGTATCTTGGTAACATGGGTGAACTCCAGCAGCTTTTGAAGGCCTTCGTATTCCTTCTTGTTGCCCTAATGGCCGCCAGCTACCTTGCAAGGATGGAATTTTCAAGGGTGATCCTCTTCATGTTCATAGGAATTTCAATACCCGTAACGGTGTTTTCAAGGTTTCTGGCAAGAAAGGTAGCTCAGGCAATAGCTCCGGTAAGAGAGGTTCCAAGGATTCTGGTTGTTGGTACAGGTGAAGTTGCCGCGAGGGTTATCAGTGCGCTGAGAAGGCTTCCGGGAAACCCCCCCGAACTTGTTGGAGTGATTTCTTCTATAGCTAACGAGGACGAACGGTTCGAAGGAATAACGATAATAACTTCACTGGATAGTATCGTTGAGGAAATAGACCGGATGAACGTTGATGAGGTTTTCTTTGCCGCGCCTGAACTGGAACGTTCGAGGATACTTGAGATTATTTCTCTTGTTAAGAATAAAAACATTCATTACAGGCTCGTAACTGATCTGTTTGAAATAGCTCTTGGAGTCACAGACGTTGATGAACTGGCGAAATTGCCAATTGTTGAAATAGGGTATGGTGAACCGGGTACATTACACAGAATAACTAAAAGGATCATGGATATATCGATATCCTTTCTTCTTATTCTGTTTCTTTTTCCTCTGATGGCTGTGATATATTTTATCCAGCTTATCAGCAAGAGCGGTTCACCTGTTTTCAGTCAGAAAAGGGTGGGACTCAGTGGGATGGAATTTACCCTTTACAAGTTCAGGACGATGAAACCGGAATCCGACGAGTACGAAGTAGCTCCGATTTCAATAGATGACGAAAGGGTTACCGGTATCGGAAAATTTCTCAGAAGAACAAGCCTTGACGAACTGCCTCAGCTTTTTAACGTTTTCCGCGGAGAAATGAGTCTTGTTGGCCCGAGACCCGAAATGCCATTCATTGTAAAAAGATACACCAGCTGGCAGAGACATAGGCTGGATGTAAAACCGGGGTTGACAGGGATGTGGCAGATAATGGGCAGAAAGGAGCTTCCCCTTCATGACAATCTGGAATATGATTACTACTATATTCGGAACCAGTCATTGATGCTTGATTTTACGATATTTGTAAAAACTATCGCAACGATATTCAAGGGAAGGGGTGCATACTGA
- a CDS encoding glycosyltransferase produces MVIPAYNDFKRLDRCLDALGNQTVRDRLEIIVSLDGGESLPGRMRAKADKIIEGRHEGPAAARNRGWKGTDGNPILFTDSDCVPDPGWAEEMLNVLTAGADAVKGVYSFGGGKIIQRLAQVEFEERYRLLSKSDTIDMIDTYSAGYRRGVLMEAGGFDETFPFPDHEDVDLSYRMAEEGYILRFAPEAKVAHTHRDTWKTYLRMKFSRGRWRMKILRRFPRKTGTDSYTPICMKIQILLCPLMLPALLLLPVNPLISVLWAAVFILTTIPLVLTAFRMDKLLVPVIPIFAFLRSCALFSGLCRGIFTSKGVNE; encoded by the coding sequence GTGGTCATACCTGCGTACAACGATTTCAAGCGGCTGGATAGATGTCTGGATGCCCTCGGCAACCAGACTGTAAGAGACAGACTGGAAATCATCGTATCCCTCGATGGCGGAGAATCGTTACCCGGACGAATGAGGGCAAAGGCTGATAAAATCATTGAAGGCAGGCACGAAGGACCAGCTGCGGCAAGGAACCGGGGATGGAAGGGAACTGACGGGAACCCGATATTATTCACAGATTCCGATTGTGTACCGGATCCGGGCTGGGCGGAGGAGATGCTGAATGTACTCACCGCGGGAGCTGATGCTGTGAAGGGAGTTTATTCATTCGGGGGCGGAAAGATTATACAGAGGCTGGCGCAGGTGGAATTCGAAGAAAGGTACAGGCTCCTTTCGAAGTCCGATACTATAGATATGATAGATACTTATTCCGCGGGTTACCGGCGCGGAGTACTGATGGAGGCAGGGGGATTCGATGAAACATTTCCATTTCCTGACCATGAGGATGTAGACCTTTCCTATAGAATGGCTGAAGAAGGATACATTTTACGTTTTGCCCCGGAGGCAAAGGTAGCTCACACACACAGGGATACATGGAAGACATATCTGCGGATGAAGTTTTCCAGGGGCAGATGGAGGATGAAGATCCTTAGAAGATTTCCCCGGAAAACAGGAACTGATTCCTACACACCGATATGCATGAAAATCCAGATACTTCTCTGTCCGCTTATGCTTCCGGCGTTACTGCTTTTACCCGTTAATCCGTTGATCTCCGTGTTATGGGCCGCGGTTTTCATTCTAACTACGATTCCCCTTGTCCTGACAGCATTCAGAATGGATAAATTGCTGGTTCCCGTAATCCCCATTTTCGCGTTCTTAAGGAGCTGTGCTCTGTTTTCAGGTCTTTGCAGAGGTATATTCACCTCTAAAGGGGTGAACGAATGA
- a CDS encoding B12-binding domain-containing radical SAM protein, which produces MRITAVNPPFIPGYSRGQRSPAVTKSGTLYYPIWLAYATGALEKAGHEVDLVDSPADGLDAERTIDRIHGFDPGLVIVETSTPSIESDVRFADSIVGKGRFVVLTGTHPSALPDDTLKLGKKFAGVVIGEYENPLTELAEAIEHTRDPAGVRGLCLRQENGEPVFTGEAEKVNDLDSLPYVSSVYAKHLNVVKYNNPNALHPQVMIMGGRGCPHRCTFCVFPQTLQGRKFRRRSVENITGEMLWIQNNMPEVRAVFFEDDTISVDRKRLRELAGSFIENGVSVSWTSNMRADVDFETLMLCRKAGLRTVCVGFESGSNKMLTQMRKGITTDMSSRFAENAQKAGILVHGCFMVGTRGENNDTMRKTLKFALEINPDTAQFYPMMVYPGTEAYRQALESGNLLADNWRDWLTEEGLHNCVIRTESLSSAELVDFCDYARRRFYLRPSYILRKLWRSLIDRDERKRTFLAFSTFRKYLFRNSRRR; this is translated from the coding sequence ATGAGAATTACGGCAGTTAACCCTCCTTTTATCCCGGGTTACAGCAGGGGGCAGCGAAGTCCGGCTGTTACAAAAAGCGGGACTCTGTACTATCCAATCTGGCTGGCATACGCAACAGGCGCGCTTGAGAAGGCTGGCCATGAAGTTGATCTGGTCGATTCTCCGGCTGATGGGCTGGATGCTGAACGGACCATTGACAGGATACATGGTTTTGATCCTGGACTGGTGATTGTGGAGACTTCCACCCCTTCCATCGAATCCGACGTGCGATTTGCGGACTCAATCGTTGGAAAAGGAAGGTTCGTTGTACTCACAGGGACGCATCCATCCGCCCTGCCTGATGATACACTGAAGTTGGGAAAAAAGTTTGCAGGCGTTGTCATAGGTGAATACGAGAATCCACTTACGGAACTGGCGGAAGCGATTGAACATACGAGAGATCCCGCGGGGGTCAGGGGCCTGTGCCTGCGGCAGGAAAACGGCGAACCTGTTTTTACGGGTGAAGCGGAAAAAGTGAACGATCTTGACTCACTGCCGTACGTCAGCAGCGTTTATGCGAAACACCTCAATGTAGTTAAGTACAACAATCCAAATGCTCTTCATCCCCAGGTGATGATAATGGGGGGCAGAGGTTGTCCTCATAGATGCACTTTTTGTGTATTCCCGCAAACACTTCAGGGAAGGAAGTTCAGACGAAGATCGGTTGAGAATATAACTGGTGAGATGCTCTGGATTCAGAATAACATGCCAGAGGTAAGGGCGGTATTTTTCGAGGATGATACCATATCCGTTGACAGAAAGCGGCTCAGGGAACTTGCCGGATCCTTTATTGAAAACGGAGTATCGGTTTCATGGACATCGAACATGAGGGCGGATGTTGATTTTGAAACACTCATGCTCTGCAGAAAGGCAGGACTGCGGACAGTATGCGTGGGATTCGAAAGCGGAAGCAACAAAATGCTAACGCAGATGCGCAAGGGAATAACTACTGATATGTCATCTCGGTTCGCTGAAAACGCGCAAAAGGCGGGAATACTGGTTCATGGATGCTTCATGGTGGGAACACGTGGAGAGAACAATGACACGATGCGAAAAACACTGAAATTCGCGCTTGAAATAAACCCTGATACGGCACAGTTCTACCCCATGATGGTCTATCCCGGCACTGAAGCCTACAGGCAGGCACTTGAATCGGGAAACCTGCTCGCGGACAACTGGCGAGACTGGCTTACGGAAGAGGGGCTGCATAATTGCGTGATAAGGACGGAAAGTCTTTCTTCAGCGGAACTGGTTGATTTCTGCGATTACGCAAGGCGCAGATTTTACCTCAGACCTTCCTATATCCTCAGAAAACTCTGGAGGAGCCTTATCGACAGAGATGAGCGAAAAAGAACGTTCCTTGCGTTTTCGACTTTCAGAAAATATCTCTTCAGGAATTCAAGGCGGAGGTAA